A single genomic interval of Pelagerythrobacter marensis harbors:
- a CDS encoding transcriptional regulator has protein sequence MNALPTPISPAEAFALAVERIDGGQTAMGKLCGKTQGAVSKRLAAKREIWAENVRDVEAATGISRHDLRPDLYPREDSPAQPPAGVPSSPAGGSSSALEGVRA, from the coding sequence ATGAACGCGCTTCCCACCCCGATTTCCCCTGCAGAAGCCTTCGCGCTCGCCGTCGAAAGAATCGACGGTGGACAGACCGCCATGGGCAAGCTGTGCGGCAAGACACAAGGCGCCGTATCAAAGCGATTGGCCGCCAAACGCGAAATTTGGGCAGAGAACGTTCGAGACGTCGAAGCCGCCACCGGCATCTCCCGCCACGATCTCCGCCCCGACCTCTATCCGCGCGAGGATTCGCCCGCGCAGCCGCCCGCCGGTGTCCCCTCCTCGCCGGCGGGCGGGTCCAGTTCGGCTCTCGAAGGTGTTCGCGCATGA
- a CDS encoding helix-turn-helix domain-containing protein, which yields MRLRSTDQSELAREIGVTQGAISKIVLGKTANSRLLPRIASHLGVSLPWLLGESEHMEGDSEAPLSSAERDWVEAMRALDPDDRKAVLRLTRSLARRVRQSTLHDNRDAYRGEQDIGFGGPTKGA from the coding sequence ATGCGTCTCAGGTCGACCGACCAGTCAGAGCTCGCGCGAGAAATCGGCGTTACGCAGGGCGCGATCAGCAAGATCGTCTTGGGCAAGACGGCGAACTCTCGCTTGCTGCCACGGATTGCGTCACATCTTGGTGTCTCGCTTCCATGGTTGCTTGGCGAGAGCGAGCACATGGAGGGGGACAGCGAGGCACCGCTTTCGAGCGCCGAGCGTGACTGGGTGGAAGCTATGCGCGCTCTGGATCCGGATGATCGGAAGGCGGTATTGAGACTTACGCGCTCGTTGGCCCGACGCGTCCGCCAGAGCACCCTTCATGACAATCGCGACGCATACAGGGGGGAACAAGACATTGGATTCGGAGGGCCGACCAAAGGGGCCTAA